One segment of Calypte anna isolate BGI_N300 chromosome 4A, bCalAnn1_v1.p, whole genome shotgun sequence DNA contains the following:
- the CLRN2 gene encoding clarin-2 — MPGCFKKTLCALASLISFVSSVLIVVAMGTPKWMTGKILCKTGADLVNATDPELVKFIGEIYYGLFRGGKIRQCGLGGRRSKFTIFPHMVKKLNTGLHVMIIMFLCVAICFSLVSFGFCILNAIKVPYRAIKGPAGICLWNFLAGGFIALAVTSFMAAVRLHHLTERIANFRENVFKFVILEERFEDCFWLCVAGATAHAVNLLLILISGINFPKIKTKTEEANVTAEDIMY; from the exons ATGCCTGGctgttttaaaaagactttATGTGCCTTGGCTTCTCTCATAAGCTTTGTGTCTTCTGTCTTGATTGTTGTTGCAATGGGGACCCCAAAGTGGATGACTGGAAAGATCCTTTGCAAAACAGGAGCTGATTTGGTCAATGCCACAGATCCAGAGCTGGTCAAGTTCATTGGAGAAATTTATTATGGACTCTTCAGGGGTGGCAAAATACGGCAGTGTGGGTTGGGAGGGCGGCGTTCCAAATTCACAA ttTTCCCACACATGGTGAAAAAGCTGAACACAGGCCTGCATGTGATGATTATCATGTTCCTCTGTGTGgccatttgcttttctctggtcAGTTTTGGATTCTGCATTCTTAATGCAATAAAAGTTCCTTACCGGGCTATTAAAGGCCCAGCAGGAATATGCCTTTGGAACTTCCTTGCAG GAGGATTTATTGCACTTGCAGTCACCAGCTTCATGGCTGCTGTGAGACTTCATCACCTCACGGAAAGAATTGCCAATTTTCgggaaaatgtctttaaatttGTTATCTTAGAAGAACGTTTTGAAGACTGTTTTTGGCTTTGTGTGGCAGGTGCCACAGCACATGCAGTAAATTTGCTGCTAATTCTCATAAGTGGGATTAATTTCCCTAAAATCAAGACTAAAACAGAAGAAGCAAATGTTACAGCAGAAGATATCATGTACTAG
- the QDPR gene encoding dihydropteridine reductase, giving the protein MAVVGRVLVYGGRGALGSQCVRYFKAKNWWVASIDLGENEEANASVVVRATDCFPEQAEQVTAEVGKLLGEEKVDAILCVAGGWAGGSAKAKSLYKNCDLMWKQSLWTSTISSHLATKHLKEGGLLTLAGAQAALSGTPGMIGYGMAKGAVHQLCQSLAGTNSGLPPGCAAVAILPVTLDTPANRKSMPDADFSSWTPLEFIAETFYDWTTGKNRPNSGSLIQVITTGGKTELVAAQL; this is encoded by the exons ATGGCGGTGGTTGGCAGGGTGCTGGTGTATGGAGGCAGAGGAGCCCTGGGCTCTCAGTGCGTCAGGTACTTCAAGGCGAAGAACTGG TGGGTGGCCAGCATCGACCTGGGGGAGAACGAGGAGGCCAATGCCAGCGTGGTGGTGCGGGCGACCGACTGCTTCCCCGAGCAGGCTGAGCAG GTGACAGCAGAGGTTGGAAAACTTCTTGGTGAAGAAAAGGTGGATGCAATCTTGTGTGTAGCAGGAGGATGGGCTGGAGGCAGCGCCAAAGCTAAAT CTTTGTACAAAAACTGTGATCTGATGTGGAAGCAGAGCCTTTGGACATCCACTATTTCCAGCCACTTGGCCACAAAGCATCTTAAAGAAGGTGGCCTCTTGACTTTGGCAGGCGCTCAAGCTGCTTTATCTGGAACCCCAG GGATGATTGGCTATGGCATGGCCAAAGGAGCAGTGCATCAGCTGTGTCAGAGTTTAGCTGGTACCAATAGTGGTTTGCCACCTGGTTGTGCTGCTGTTGCCATTTTACC GGTTACCTTAGATACTCCAGCAAACAGGAAATCAATGCCTGATGCAGATTTCAGCTCCTGGACCCCCTTAGAATTCATTGCTGA AACCTTTTATGACTGGACAACAGGAAAGAATCGACCAAACTCAGGGAGTCTCATCCAGGTGATAACTACAGGAGGGAAGACTGAGCTAGTTGCAGCACAACTTTGA